The Neodiprion fabricii isolate iyNeoFabr1 chromosome 4, iyNeoFabr1.1, whole genome shotgun sequence genome window below encodes:
- the LOC124179965 gene encoding transmembrane protein 161B isoform X1: MALLGAQLVITLVMVSVIQKLGPHYSFARWILCSTGLIRYLYPTDQELRILAGVPKEKPKKGKHAENGKTPDVFHVPRNLEISLESAKVSALDVIHLKFYTEFQWLLDFSLYASLVYILTEVYTYYYPMKEEFNLSMLWCALVIGFSLKTLLSLWVQYFKGEESVGERSTCIVTGFAYLLIAMMVLIVDENTLEIDLEKAYVSFNQSASAFLDNQGLSSTGPASKIVLKFFLALWCGLLGSLFTFPGLRMSRMHWDSLRYCRERRLLQLLLNISFASPFILVILWIKPVSRDYLTVRIFAGMNGPLMSVQAFESMRLAAVVIAVILRLCLMPLYLQSYLNLASQRLEDQKKEAGRITNTDLQKKIAAVFYYMCVVALQYVAPIIMCLFLALMYKTLGGFTWEGLLRDVPIEECPADQPPKIVSPIFDDDDEKTVVQTAQEFHLALDSLKQVFTTDVFRGLLGFGTWWCCFTWFASTSMGMVYQSYFGST; the protein is encoded by the exons ATG GCTCTTCTTGGCGCGCAACTGGTCATTACTCTCGTTATGGTCAGCGTGATACAAAAACTTGGACCTCATTACTCGTTTGCTCGATGGATCCTCTGCTCCACTGG TCTGATACGATACCTCTATCCTACCGATCAGGAGCTCAGGATACTTGCTGGAGTGCCGAaggaaaaaccaaaaaagggtaaacatgCTGAGAATGGAAAGACGCCTGACGTGTTTCACGTTCCTAGGAACTTGGAAATCAGCCTGGAAAGCGCCAAGGTTTCGGCTCTAGATGTTATACATCTGAAATTTTATACTGAATTTCAGTGGCTGCTAGACTTCTCACTGTACGCGAGCTTGGTTTATATTCTGACCGAG GTTTACACGTACTACTATCCAATGAAAGAAGAGTTCAATCTTAGCATGCTATGGTGTGCTTTGGTTATCGGATTCTCACT CAAAACTCTACTCTCCCTTTGGGTGCAGTACTTTAAAGGTGAAGAGAGCGTCGGGGAAAGGTCCACTTGTATAGTTACGGGATTCGCCTACCTCCTTATCGCCATGATGGTTCTGATCGTTGATGAAAATACTCTTGAAATTGACCTCGAAAAAGCCTATGTTAGCTTCAATCAAAGTGCGTCTGCTTTTTTGGATAACCAAGGTCTCTCGTCGAC aGGTCCAGCCTCCAAGatagtattaaaattttttttagctcTTTGGTGCGGACTCCTTGGATCATTGTTTACCTTTCCAGGGTTAAGAATGTCCAGAATGCACTGGGACTCACTCAG GTATTGCAGAGAGAGAAGATTATTGCAGTTGCTTTTAAACATCAGTTTTGCTTCCCCCTTTATTTTGGTAATACTGTGGATCAAACCTGTGAGCAGAGATTACTTGACTGTTCGAATATTCGCCGGTATGAACGGCCCATT AATGAGCGTCCAAGCATTTGAGAGCATGAGACTGGCGGCTGTGGTGATTGCGGTAATTTTGAGATTATGCTTAATGCCATTGTACCTGCAATCGTATTTGAATCTCGCCAGCCAGAGACTGGAGGACCAGAAAAAAGAAGCCGGCCGAATAACAAACACCGATCTTCAGAAGAAG ATCGCCGCGGTATTTTACTACATGTGTGTAGTAGCTCTGCAGTATGTCGCTCCAATCATCATGTGCCTCTTTCTTGCTCTCATGTATAAAACTCTTG GCGGTTTTACTTGGGAAGGACTTCTCAGAGATGTACCGATCGAAGAGTGTCCCGCTGATCAACCGCCGAAAATTGTGTCCCCAATTtttgacgacgatgacgaaaAGACTGTCGTTCAAACAGCACAAGAGTTTCATCTGGCTCTAGATTCACTGAAACAG GTTTTCACGACTGACGTATTCAGAGGGCTGCTTGGATTTGGGACGTGGTGGTGTTGTTTTACGTGGTTCGCAAGTACATCTATGGGCATGGTGTATCAGTCCTACTTCGGAAGCACTTGA
- the LOC124179965 gene encoding transmembrane protein 161B isoform X2, with protein MVSVIQKLGPHYSFARWILCSTGLIRYLYPTDQELRILAGVPKEKPKKGKHAENGKTPDVFHVPRNLEISLESAKVSALDVIHLKFYTEFQWLLDFSLYASLVYILTEVYTYYYPMKEEFNLSMLWCALVIGFSLKTLLSLWVQYFKGEESVGERSTCIVTGFAYLLIAMMVLIVDENTLEIDLEKAYVSFNQSASAFLDNQGLSSTGPASKIVLKFFLALWCGLLGSLFTFPGLRMSRMHWDSLRYCRERRLLQLLLNISFASPFILVILWIKPVSRDYLTVRIFAGMNGPLMSVQAFESMRLAAVVIAVILRLCLMPLYLQSYLNLASQRLEDQKKEAGRITNTDLQKKIAAVFYYMCVVALQYVAPIIMCLFLALMYKTLGGFTWEGLLRDVPIEECPADQPPKIVSPIFDDDDEKTVVQTAQEFHLALDSLKQVFTTDVFRGLLGFGTWWCCFTWFASTSMGMVYQSYFGST; from the exons ATGGTCAGCGTGATACAAAAACTTGGACCTCATTACTCGTTTGCTCGATGGATCCTCTGCTCCACTGG TCTGATACGATACCTCTATCCTACCGATCAGGAGCTCAGGATACTTGCTGGAGTGCCGAaggaaaaaccaaaaaagggtaaacatgCTGAGAATGGAAAGACGCCTGACGTGTTTCACGTTCCTAGGAACTTGGAAATCAGCCTGGAAAGCGCCAAGGTTTCGGCTCTAGATGTTATACATCTGAAATTTTATACTGAATTTCAGTGGCTGCTAGACTTCTCACTGTACGCGAGCTTGGTTTATATTCTGACCGAG GTTTACACGTACTACTATCCAATGAAAGAAGAGTTCAATCTTAGCATGCTATGGTGTGCTTTGGTTATCGGATTCTCACT CAAAACTCTACTCTCCCTTTGGGTGCAGTACTTTAAAGGTGAAGAGAGCGTCGGGGAAAGGTCCACTTGTATAGTTACGGGATTCGCCTACCTCCTTATCGCCATGATGGTTCTGATCGTTGATGAAAATACTCTTGAAATTGACCTCGAAAAAGCCTATGTTAGCTTCAATCAAAGTGCGTCTGCTTTTTTGGATAACCAAGGTCTCTCGTCGAC aGGTCCAGCCTCCAAGatagtattaaaattttttttagctcTTTGGTGCGGACTCCTTGGATCATTGTTTACCTTTCCAGGGTTAAGAATGTCCAGAATGCACTGGGACTCACTCAG GTATTGCAGAGAGAGAAGATTATTGCAGTTGCTTTTAAACATCAGTTTTGCTTCCCCCTTTATTTTGGTAATACTGTGGATCAAACCTGTGAGCAGAGATTACTTGACTGTTCGAATATTCGCCGGTATGAACGGCCCATT AATGAGCGTCCAAGCATTTGAGAGCATGAGACTGGCGGCTGTGGTGATTGCGGTAATTTTGAGATTATGCTTAATGCCATTGTACCTGCAATCGTATTTGAATCTCGCCAGCCAGAGACTGGAGGACCAGAAAAAAGAAGCCGGCCGAATAACAAACACCGATCTTCAGAAGAAG ATCGCCGCGGTATTTTACTACATGTGTGTAGTAGCTCTGCAGTATGTCGCTCCAATCATCATGTGCCTCTTTCTTGCTCTCATGTATAAAACTCTTG GCGGTTTTACTTGGGAAGGACTTCTCAGAGATGTACCGATCGAAGAGTGTCCCGCTGATCAACCGCCGAAAATTGTGTCCCCAATTtttgacgacgatgacgaaaAGACTGTCGTTCAAACAGCACAAGAGTTTCATCTGGCTCTAGATTCACTGAAACAG GTTTTCACGACTGACGTATTCAGAGGGCTGCTTGGATTTGGGACGTGGTGGTGTTGTTTTACGTGGTTCGCAAGTACATCTATGGGCATGGTGTATCAGTCCTACTTCGGAAGCACTTGA